The Streptomyces sp. NBC_01197 genome window below encodes:
- a CDS encoding dihydroorotase yields the protein MARVNAQLAVVNGRVVTPTGVRRGVVLVADGRIIGIADSAPGHVRVLDAAGRYVLPGLIDSHVHFRTPGLEHKEDWEHGSRAAVAGGVTTVMDMPNTRPPALHPDAVVAKARQITGRSLVDFAFHIGADPLHPEVLAGLDPAIARSAKVFMAGHHTAPTVFSDPAALDKVFAAAAGSGVRLVLHAEDQRLHDLLDAWRGGPPSSYRDYERWRPRSSPISAVVRVLELVRRHGTMAHILHLSSAEEADLVAAAAADGLPVTFELTAHHLSFTDADTVRGGARTRLAPAIRGPRDQDRLWAALRAGEVATLGSDHAPHTRAEKELPVADAPPGLPGVQELATAVWTGMRRRWPDEDQDTAVRRLVRHLAERPAELFGLTGKGRLDAGADGDLVVFDPERRWLLSAPDIAAKCGWSAYEGWTFTGQVQVTVKSGQIAYDREQGTFGAPVGRWLSPLDRQKGRTGNG from the coding sequence ATGGCTCGGGTGAACGCGCAGCTCGCGGTGGTCAACGGGCGGGTGGTGACCCCCACCGGCGTCCGCCGGGGCGTGGTGCTCGTCGCGGACGGACGGATCATCGGGATCGCCGACTCCGCGCCCGGCCACGTCCGCGTCCTGGACGCGGCGGGCCGGTACGTCCTCCCCGGCCTGATCGACTCGCATGTCCACTTCCGTACCCCTGGTCTTGAGCACAAGGAGGACTGGGAGCACGGCAGCCGCGCCGCGGTCGCCGGTGGCGTGACCACCGTGATGGATATGCCGAACACGCGCCCCCCGGCCCTCCACCCGGACGCGGTGGTCGCCAAGGCGCGGCAGATCACCGGGCGTTCACTGGTCGACTTCGCCTTCCACATCGGCGCGGACCCGCTGCACCCCGAGGTCCTGGCGGGCCTCGATCCGGCGATCGCCCGCAGCGCCAAGGTGTTCATGGCCGGGCACCACACCGCGCCCACGGTCTTCAGCGACCCCGCCGCCCTCGACAAGGTGTTCGCCGCCGCGGCCGGCTCCGGGGTGCGGCTCGTCCTGCACGCCGAGGACCAGCGGCTGCACGACCTGCTGGACGCCTGGCGGGGCGGTCCCCCCAGCTCCTACCGGGACTACGAGCGGTGGCGGCCCCGCTCCAGTCCCATCTCGGCGGTCGTCCGGGTGCTGGAACTGGTGCGGCGCCACGGCACCATGGCGCACATCCTGCACCTGTCGAGCGCTGAGGAGGCCGACCTGGTGGCGGCGGCGGCCGCCGACGGACTGCCGGTCACCTTCGAACTCACCGCCCACCACCTCTCGTTCACCGACGCCGACACCGTGCGGGGCGGCGCGCGGACCCGGCTGGCCCCGGCGATCCGCGGCCCGCGGGACCAGGACCGGCTGTGGGCGGCCCTGCGGGCCGGCGAGGTGGCCACGCTGGGCAGCGACCACGCGCCGCACACCAGGGCCGAGAAGGAACTCCCGGTCGCCGACGCGCCGCCGGGGCTGCCCGGCGTGCAGGAGCTGGCCACCGCGGTGTGGACCGGGATGCGGCGGCGCTGGCCGGACGAGGACCAGGACACCGCTGTCCGCCGGCTGGTGCGCCACCTGGCGGAGAGACCGGCCGAGCTGTTCGGGCTGACCGGCAAGGGGCGGCTGGACGCCGGGGCCGACGGTGACCTGGTGGTCTTCGATCCGGAACGCCGCTGGTTGCTGTCCGCGCCGGACATCGCAGCCAAGTGCGGCTGGTCCGCGTACGAGGGCTGGACGTTCACCGGCCAGGTGCAGGTCACGGTCAAGTCCGGGCAGATCGCCTACGACCGGGAGCAGGGCACGTTCGGCGCCCCGGTGGGACGTTGGCTTTCGCCGCTCGACCGACAGAAGGGACGAACCGGCAATGGCTGA